A single region of the Gracilibacillus caseinilyticus genome encodes:
- a CDS encoding SRPBCC domain-containing protein: MTSYGQLYEVNGRYMLAFERDLSCSAEKVFEVMTTPGYFTKWYPFATGEMELAVGGKLHFDDGEGSQYEAEVLGYEPPHTFVFQEVDDLVEMKVTPQETSSQFTFRHTFDDKKLAQFIAAGWHRCMDAFCQLAEGKEVEWPDNAEELRAYYQKAFK; this comes from the coding sequence ATGACTAGTTATGGTCAGCTTTACGAAGTGAATGGAAGGTATATGCTAGCATTTGAACGGGATTTGTCATGCTCAGCAGAGAAAGTATTTGAAGTGATGACTACTCCGGGTTACTTTACAAAATGGTATCCTTTTGCAACTGGAGAAATGGAATTGGCCGTAGGAGGTAAATTGCATTTTGATGATGGGGAAGGATCGCAATATGAAGCTGAGGTCTTGGGATATGAGCCACCTCACACCTTTGTCTTCCAAGAAGTAGATGATCTGGTCGAAATGAAGGTAACACCACAAGAGACTAGCAGTCAGTTCACCTTTAGGCACACGTTTGATGACAAAAAGTTGGCGCAATTCATTGCAGCCGGCTGGCATCGCTGTATGGATGCATTTTGCCAATTGGCGGAAGGTAAAGAAGTAGAATGGCCGGATAATGCAGAAGAATTGCGAGCT